Genomic segment of Microcebus murinus isolate Inina chromosome 14, M.murinus_Inina_mat1.0, whole genome shotgun sequence:
TCTCTAGATTGGTCTCTACAGTGGTGTCCCCTGACTGTGGCTGTGGTGTGGCAGTGACCATACTTTTATCCCCTTCCCCCTGGTCCCCTGACTTCCCTTCAGAAGTATGCTCACCAATCTGGAAAAATTGGAGCCTCTCTTCAACAAAATCCCTCTTGCTCATGTCAATTGCACCACTGCGAGTCATCTCAAACATTTTTCCTTCATGAAATGGGAAGGGGTTAGGCTCACTAGTTGGGGTACTTTCATCAGTTGGCGTTCTGGCTGGCGTTGTATCAGGGGTTGTGGCTGGAGAGCGGTCGTCCACTGCCAGACCAAATGGCTTAGTCTCATCTTCCCGTGATTTACCGTCAAAAACGTCATCATCCCCTCGGTTATTAGACCAAGGGTCAAAATCTAGACCTTTGGTAGCTACTGTTTTAAAAGGAGTAGCAAATTCTTCGTCTACTTTGTAACTGAAGTAAGTATCAGGAAACACTGATCTGTCGGGATGTCTGCCCTCTAGTGTGAAAAACTGGGCCCCTGACTTCTGATCAGTCTTATCAGGAGTCTTTTCAGATGAGGAACTTCTGGAAGGTGGCTTATCTTCATCTGGTCccacctttccctcctcctcGATAACTTCAAGTTTACTCTGGCTAAAAGAGCGATCGGCCGGCTTCAGAATGCCCTCGGTGTTCCAGAcatctttcttaatttctatGGTTTGACTTGGGAGTTTAGAATCGCTCTCTGTCAAACCATCATCTTCATCTTGCAGGTCATAGCCATCCAGAGAGTCGATCTCTGTGGCATCTGTATCATGCGAAAACTCCGCTGTGGTCGCGATGGAACACTCTGTGATGGACTGGTCGTTGTTCCCATTCTGGGCAGTTTCGTTCTGAGGTGAATCGAGGCCAAGGCCAAATTCGTTATCCTTTCCAGATCCATTACTTTCCAGTTCTTTCTGGTTGGAAGCCTTTTCAGCAGAAGCTTTggattttgtcatttctttttgctCGTCATCTACTTCTTTTAATTTGAAGGTGTATTTTTTAACTGGGACCGGTTGATAAACAGATTCGTCATCACTTGAATCGCTGACATCTGCCCCAGGAGGAACTGGTGAAGGTGGCTGCACTCTGATGACGGGTTCAGCCAGTTGGTATTTGTCATGCTCGTCTTGCAGATTGACTTCAATCATGTCAATCTCTTTTTCAGGGAGATAATGATGCTTCTTCTCTGACTCAATCTGGTCTGCATCCAGCGGTGGAGGAGGGGGGAATTCAATATAGGCAACTCTGTTATTTTTGGGTCTTTGGTTAGAGTCCTTGCTCACATCTTTAGGCACTGCCCGCTCAATGGTTGTCTCCTCCACTGTAGTCTGCTTTAGGGAAGTTGACTTggcctgctcttcctcctctgacTCCTCAGAAACCTCGGGAATTGGGCTGGGTTTGCCTGGTATGTAAGCTATGAGCGAGTCTGGTGTCTTAGACGTAAATTCATAACTCACTTCTTCTGAACTGGGTGTTTCTGGGGTTAAAGGGCTTTTCCCAGAGCTATCTAAAAAGGATACTTGCTCTAGAGTATCATCTTCTGGACTACCTTGGGGAGAAGGAGGTTGCTTTTGTTGTCTAGTTGTATAAAAGGTCCCCCTGGTTTCTTGTACTGTCTTACATTCctgacttatgattttttttacacTTCCTTGTTGTATCTCCCTTTCATATTGCTTCCCCACTTGTACAAAACTGACATAAACAGGTAAAGTTTTTATCTCTTTCCCACCCTCTGTCTGAGCTAGTGGTGCAAGTTTTTCCAATCCATCAATGGGACTGTGGTCGAATACATCACTAGAGGGAGATTCTTTTCCTGGGCTAAACTCTAAAGAATCAGGAGATTTGGTGGGGGAGGTTTCGGTTTCATCAAGAGGTGGGCATAAACCTACATAACTCTGATGTTTGGAAACTTTGCTGATTTCTGAATAGGTAAGTTTTTCATCTTCTACAGAATTAAAGTGCTGTGTCTCAACTGTCTCTTTACTCATACTCGCTTGGGGCAATTTTTGTGATAGTTCGTGTTTTGGAAATGCCGACTGCTCACAAAAACCATCAGGAATGTTAGAAGGCAGCATTCTCCTCTCATCAGCAACTCTGACTGGCATGTGTGACACTGCTGAGCTCTCACTTCTCCTGGAAAGTTGATCGAGAGAGCCACCTGGATGTTCCCCTTCTTTAACAACATATTCCCTATATAAGACTTTTTTGGAGGGAGATTTTACAGTCATTTCCTTAATTTCTGAGAGAGAGCCATTTGTTAACAATTTGTGTTCTCTCTCAGTCACagacataaattcatttttttgatCAACACTTTTACTCTCAGGGTGACCAATGTGATTCTCTCTTACATCATGAACAAGTACATGCGaaagtttttctttctgagacttATTGTTAGTGGCTCCAGAACTTTCCCACGTTCTAAAGACCTTTTTGTCCCATGGTCCCTTAGTTGCTAAATCTGAGGTTACATGACATGCCAAGTCTTTAGCCTGTTGCTCAGAAAAAGAGTCAGGCATTGCTTTACTTGACATTTCAGTTCTCTGTTTTTTCACATCATCAGAGCCAGTATCATTTACAACAATTTCGTTGCTTTGGGCACGCTCATCTTTAGCTTTTAATACCGTAAAATCTTTTTGCACAGATACACTTTCATCTGAGAGGTCTATGGCCTTCTGCTGTTTTTCTCTAGCAAAAACTTGGTAGACAGGCAGCTTGCTCTCCTGTATTTTTTTAACTGGGATTCTGGATGGGCCATCTGACCTTTTGTCTTCTTGAGACATGTCCTTACTTTTTGCATGAGTGCCTTGTTCAAATTTTAATCTAATGGAACTGAGTTTAGATTGTTTGAGCTGAAATCCAGACTGAGGCCCGTCTGGTGCTTTGCTTTGTGAGATACTTCCTTTGGCTTCCGCTGCAGACTTGCTGTCCTCGGTATGTTGGGAAAGAACCCTCTTCTCCGGGCTGCTGGGCAGACTGGACGCTTTCTTTTCCTCGGCCGTGGGGAGGCCCTGTCCGTCATGGCCGCGCTGCCTTGCCTTAACCCATTCGTCATTGGACGCCAGCAGTTCTGTTAGCAGTACTTTCTCAGGGCTGCTACTGGTAGAGCTTTGAGAAGAGTATTCTTTGCCATTTTTAGGGCGTGCCTTCTTCTCTGGGGACTGCAGTTCATCATTTAGCTTTTCGGTTTTGTCACGAAAAAACTGTGACACTTCAGTCAGTTTTTCTTCAGCCTCCTTCACGGTCCTGTCCACCCTATCTTCATATATCAACTTCTCTCTACCTCTGTCTAATCTGTCCTCAGTAAAGCGCATCCACATGGCATGTTTTGGACTACTAACATCGCCAGAATAGTGCAACACTGTCACTTTATCAAAATGCTCATCTTTAGACACTTTACCTACACCATTTTCAGACACATCTTTATAGATTTTggagagaatttcttttttaggGGCAGTGGCTACTTTTTCTCTGGACCGCTTATCGGACCCCTGTAACTCTGAGCTAGGGGGTCCTGCATGGTCTGTGACCGACTCCTCAGTATCAGAGTGAGACACATCTAGCTTTTCTGACAGAAGCATTTTCTCAGCAAACCTGTAAGACTCCCCTCTTAGTTCTGACAACTCATCGTCATGGTATTCTATTGAGTGTTGACTCAAAAGCTTCAATGTTTTATAAGAGTCATCAGATATGAGTTGAGCAGAACTAGGGCGGCTATCTTCTTCTTGGGACACAGGAGTGTTTACTCTGGAAGACTCCAGATAAGAAGGCAATGACTCTTCGGCAGtaagttcttcttcttcttgctgACCCTGTTCCTCTGAACAAGGAAAAGCATCGTGTTTTTCTGGCAGAAAATCTTTTAGGTTAATATCTCCCCGGGATAAGTCTTTCTGATacacatacatttctttttctggatgCTTTTTGGTCTCTCTAATAATGACTTCAGTGGGCTCAGCTTGGTTACCTTTTTCGATGTGGACTTCTATTATACGCTCCAGTTTGGGTTTCATTTGGGTGTCCTTCTCTGCATGCTGGGCTGAGGTTTCAGCAGCAGACTTGTGAACATCTGGAGACACTGCTGACTTATGTTCAAACAGACCTGCCAGTTCTTTGGAAGGGTCCCGCCCGGACTGAAAGGCCTTCATGATGTCATGGACTGACATGGTTTCTTCAATTCTTTCAGAGGCACCTTCACTGCCTGGTGGAGAATGATAAACCATTCTGGTGGTCGTGGTTATGTGAGTCTCTTCTTTAACACGCATGCCTTTGCTCAAAACCCGACTGTGGTCATCTTCTTCACTACTGGCTTTCATTTGAAACgctttaactttttctttaatactaGAGGTGGAGGGCTTTGGTTCCAGTTCCATAAATGTCGGTGAAGGTTTGGGTGACACAGGTTCCTCTGGTTGGGCCTGGGGAGCATCCCCAGCTGAAGGCTCATAGCTCCTGATCACATGCACCACTTCAGTTCTTGTTTCTGTGATGACGGGAGGGATGGGGACTTCGTGAAAAAGCGGTTTGGGACCAGTGCTTTCAGCGCTTTGTGGGGCTGAAGGTGTTTTTTCACTTCTTGTTTCAAAGCCACTGTCAGACAAGGGACTTTTATCCTGGTCATGTTGAGAAAAGTCATCTGGAGACTCTAAAATAGTATCTGTTCCAAAAAAGGAATCAGCCATTTTACACAATTCTTTCTCGGAGGTGGAAGGCCTCATGGAGGCTGGGGGCATTTTGAGTTTGTGTTCCTGCAAAGCAATTGctggttttaaaattctcttctgtctctcctcACCATCCTTCTTTGCATCCTCAAACTTGTACTTTAAGTTTGTCAGTGAACTACTCCCAATATCATTTGTCAGGTAGTCAATAACTTTAGTCAAGTTATAATCCTTTTCGGAGGCGGCTTTCGCTTTCACTTGCACTCTCTCCGGCAGAGACGGAGAGTGGCTCATGGCAGCTTGTTGTCTTGCTTCTCGTATTTCTTCTGAACTAAATTCTATCCAGTCATCTTCAGGAGAGTGTCCTTTGTCACTCTTTGGCGATTTAGGTGATCCTTTATTATCTACGCACACATCCTTTTTAAGGATTTCACTGACTTTCACTAAGTCTTCCTTTACTTTCTCCACAATTCTGAAAGGTTCTTCATCGTCAATTCTCCCTTCTTTTGGGAGTTCGGGTTGGAATGGCTTCTCCTCAGGCACGTCTGTCTGTAGTATCGCAGTCATCCGCATGAGGTCCTCTTTCATCTCAGCCACGTCTTTTAATATCTCCTGACTGGAAGATAAAGAAGATGGTGTAGACAACTTAAGGGCAGAGGGTGCAAGGAACAAAGATGACTTAACTGGAGATGAAGTTCGAGTGAAATGAGGCTGAGGACGTGTCTCCGTAGTCAATGTTTTAATGGGTGACAGCAAGGCTGCTGCTGATTTTGTAAGTGAATTAGAGTCTGGAAGTTTCTTTAATGCTGGTTCTGGCAAAACATTGACTACAGAGTATACTGGCACTGTTATTATTGATGAAGTTACAGATGAGGTAGTTGCAGAGATTGACGACCCGAGGGATGTATAGAGTGCACTTGCGGAAGGAGTTCTTAGAGACTGAAAAGCTGACGGTGCTGCAGAAACATATGACCTGAGTGGGGAAAATGGCATGGCTGTCGTGGTAGAAAACACTTTCTCAACTGTGTCAGTGGCTCCGTTGACCACAGAGCTCACAGAGTTTGTAGCTGTTGAAATTTTTTCCTGTAATGTGGCAGTGGCTTTGCATCCGTTAATTAAAGTTGAAGATGATGGATATTTCAGAGGGGAAATAGATCCATTGACTAATGCTACCTCTGCATGTCCAGGCATCTGTTTCACGGGCGATGAGAGGGAAGATGCCATCGTAGCTTTAGCTGATGAAATGACATCAACTGCTGATTTAGCTGGAGACACCACTGACTTTAAAGGTGAAGATATTAGCGGTGCTGCTGATGTAATAATGGACTTAAATGGCAAACTTGAGGAATACATGTTAATGTTTGATTTGGGAGAAGCAGGGGGTGTCATAGTAATTGACGACCTCTCCAAGAGAGACCCCGCTGTAGTCACTGGAGAGGTTCGTGAGGAAAATGTAGCATTGGATGCCAGCCCTTTTAAGGGCATAGCCTCCGTGACAGCGGGAGCTCTAGCCAGGGTACCAGAGGAAACTTGGATATTGTATGGAGATTGTGACACCACAGTTTTTATTGGCGAAGAAATTGTCCGAAAAGATCTAATTGGAGATGCCACGTCACTAATGGATTTTACTGAAGACGTAGTTGATGCGCCTAACGTGGATTTGATTGGAGAAGGAGTCGAAACAGACCATATTGATTTTAATGGAGAAGCTGATGGCGTATTAGAGGAAGAACTTGATAAGGAAGTGAAGCCTGACTTGGCTGGCCCGGGCACTGTAGTTGGAGCTGTTGTCCAGGACTGGTATGGTCTTGTAGAAAAGAATGGCTTGTATGAGTAAGTGGTAGGGAGGGATCTTGTTGCTCCTGCACTCCGTTCAactgtttcttaaattttaaaatgaaatcaaacacaaaaatcaacaaaaatgg
This window contains:
- the ANK3 gene encoding ankyrin-3 isoform X5 is translated as MAHAASQLKKTRDLEINAEEEPEKKRKHRKRSRDRKKKSDANASYLRAARAGHLEKALDYIKNGVDINICNQNGLNALHLASKEGHVEVVSELLQREANVDAATKKGNTALHIASLAGQAEVVKVLVTNGANVNAQSQNGFTPLYMAAQENHLEVVKFLLDNGASQSLATEDGFTPLAVALQQGHDQVVSLLLENDTKGKVRLPALHIAARKDDTKAAALLLQNDNNADVESKSGFTPLHIAAHYGNINVATLLLNRAAAVDFTARNDITPLHVASKRGNANMVKLLLDRGAKIDAKTRDGLTPLHCGARSGHEQVVEMLLDRAAPILSKTKNGLSPLHMATQGDHLNCVQLLLQHNVPVDDVTNDYLTALHVAAHCGHYKVAKVLLDKKANPNAKALNGFTPLHIACKKNRIKVMELLLKHGASIQAVTESGLTPIHVAAFMGHVNIVSQLMHHGASPNTTNVRGETALHMAARSGQAEVVRYLVQDGAQVEAKAKDDQTPLHISARLGKADIVQQLLQQGASPNAATTSGYTPLHLSAREGHEDVAAFLLDHGASLSITTKKGFTPLHVAAKYGKLEVANLLLQKSASPDAAGKSGLTPLHVAAHYDNQKVALLLLDQGASPHTAAKNGYTPLHIAAKKNQMDIATTLLEYGADANAVTRQGIASVHLAAQEGHVDMVSLLLSRNANVNLSNKSGLTPLHLAAQEDRVNVAEVLVNQGAHVDAQTKMGYTPLHVGCHYGNIKIVNFLLQHSAKVNAKTKNGYTPLHQAAQQGHTHIINVLLQNNASPNELTVNGNTALGIARRLGYISVVDTLKVVTEETMTTTTITEKHKMNVPETMNEVLDMSDDEVRKANAPEMLSDGEYISDVEEGEDAMTGDTDKYLGPQDLKELGDDSLPAEGYMGFSLGARSASLRSFSSDRSYTLNRSSYARDSMMIEELLVPSKEQHLTFTREFDSDSLRHYSWAADTLDNVNLVSSPVHSGFLVSFMVDARGGSMRGSRHHGMRIIIPPRKCTAPTRITCRLVKRHKLANPPPMVEGEGLASRLVEMGPAGAQFLGPVIVEIPHFGSMRGKERELIVLRSENGETWKEHQFDSKNEDLTELLNGMDEELDSPEELGKKRICRIITKDFPQYFAVVSRIKQESNQIGPEGGILSSTTVPLVQASFPEGALTKRIRVGLQAQPVPDEIVKKILGNKATFSPIVTVEPRRRKFHKPITMTIPVPPPSGEGVSNGYKGDTTPNLRLLCSITGGTSPAQWEDITGTTPLTFIKDCVSFTTNVSARFWLADCHQVLETVGLATQLYRELICVPYMAKFVVFAKMNDPVESSLRCFCMTDDKVDKTLEQQENFEEVARSKDIEVLEGKPIYVDCYGNLAPLTKGGQQLVFNFYAFKENRLPFSIKVRDTSQEPCGRLSFLKEPKTTKGLPQTAVCNLNITLPAHKKETESDQDDETEKADKRQSFASLALRKRYSYLTEPGMKTVERSAGATRSLPTTYSYKPFFSTRPYQSWTTAPTTVPGPAKSGFTSLSSSSSNTPSASPLKSIWSVSTPSPIKSTLGASTTSSVKSISDVASPIRSFRTISSPIKTVVSQSPYNIQVSSGTLARAPAVTEAMPLKGLASNATFSSRTSPVTTAGSLLERSSITMTPPASPKSNINMYSSSLPFKSIITSAAPLISSPLKSVVSPAKSAVDVISSAKATMASSLSSPVKQMPGHAEVALVNGSISPLKYPSSSTLINGCKATATLQEKISTATNSVSSVVNGATDTVEKVFSTTTAMPFSPLRSYVSAAPSAFQSLRTPSASALYTSLGSSISATTSSVTSSIITVPVYSVVNVLPEPALKKLPDSNSLTKSAAALLSPIKTLTTETRPQPHFTRTSSPVKSSLFLAPSALKLSTPSSLSSSQEILKDVAEMKEDLMRMTAILQTDVPEEKPFQPELPKEGRIDDEEPFRIVEKVKEDLVKVSEILKKDVCVDNKGSPKSPKSDKGHSPEDDWIEFSSEEIREARQQAAMSHSPSLPERVQVKAKAASEKDYNLTKVIDYLTNDIGSSSLTNLKYKFEDAKKDGEERQKRILKPAIALQEHKLKMPPASMRPSTSEKELCKMADSFFGTDTILESPDDFSQHDQDKSPLSDSGFETRSEKTPSAPQSAESTGPKPLFHEVPIPPVITETRTEVVHVIRSYEPSAGDAPQAQPEEPVSPKPSPTFMELEPKPSTSSIKEKVKAFQMKASSEEDDHSRVLSKGMRVKEETHITTTTRMVYHSPPGSEGASERIEETMSVHDIMKAFQSGRDPSKELAGLFEHKSAVSPDVHKSAAETSAQHAEKDTQMKPKLERIIEVHIEKGNQAEPTEVIIRETKKHPEKEMYVYQKDLSRGDINLKDFLPEKHDAFPCSEEQGQQEEEELTAEESLPSYLESSRVNTPVSQEEDSRPSSAQLISDDSYKTLKLLSQHSIEYHDDELSELRGESYRFAEKMLLSEKLDVSHSDTEESVTDHAGPPSSELQGSDKRSREKVATAPKKEILSKIYKDVSENGVGKVSKDEHFDKVTVLHYSGDVSSPKHAMWMRFTEDRLDRGREKLIYEDRVDRTVKEAEEKLTEVSQFFRDKTEKLNDELQSPEKKARPKNGKEYSSQSSTSSSPEKVLLTELLASNDEWVKARQRGHDGQGLPTAEEKKASSLPSSPEKRVLSQHTEDSKSAAEAKGSISQSKAPDGPQSGFQLKQSKLSSIRLKFEQGTHAKSKDMSQEDKRSDGPSRIPVKKIQESKLPVYQVFAREKQQKAIDLSDESVSVQKDFTVLKAKDERAQSNEIVVNDTGSDDVKKQRTEMSSKAMPDSFSEQQAKDLACHVTSDLATKGPWDKKVFRTWESSGATNNKSQKEKLSHVLVHDVRENHIGHPESKSVDQKNEFMSVTEREHKLLTNGSLSEIKEMTVKSPSKKVLYREYVVKEGEHPGGSLDQLSRRSESSAVSHMPVRVADERRMLPSNIPDGFCEQSAFPKHELSQKLPQASMSKETVETQHFNSVEDEKLTYSEISKVSKHQSYVGLCPPLDETETSPTKSPDSLEFSPGKESPSSDVFDHSPIDGLEKLAPLAQTEGGKEIKTLPVYVSFVQVGKQYEREIQQGSVKKIISQECKTVQETRGTFYTTRQQKQPPSPQGSPEDDTLEQVSFLDSSGKSPLTPETPSSEEVSYEFTSKTPDSLIAYIPGKPSPIPEVSEESEEEEQAKSTSLKQTTVEETTIERAVPKDVSKDSNQRPKNNRVAYIEFPPPPPLDADQIESEKKHHYLPEKEIDMIEVNLQDEHDKYQLAEPVIRVQPPSPVPPGADVSDSSDDESVYQPVPVKKYTFKLKEVDDEQKEMTKSKASAEKASNQKELESNGSGKDNEFGLGLDSPQNETAQNGNNDQSITECSIATTAEFSHDTDATEIDSLDGYDLQDEDDGLTESDSKLPSQTIEIKKDVWNTEGILKPADRSFSQSKLEVIEEEGKVGPDEDKPPSRSSSSEKTPDKTDQKSGAQFFTLEGRHPDRSVFPDTYFSYKVDEEFATPFKTVATKGLDFDPWSNNRGDDDVFDGKSREDETKPFGLAVDDRSPATTPDTTPARTPTDESTPTSEPNPFPFHEGKMFEMTRSGAIDMSKRDFVEERLQFFQIGEHTSEGKSGDQGEGDKSMVTATPQPQSGDTTVETNLERNVEAPTVEPNPSIPTSGECQEGTSSSGSLEKAAAATNTSKVDPKLRTPIKMGISASTMTMKKEGPGEMTDKIEAVMTSCQGLENETMTMISNTANSQTGIRPQEKHDFQKDNFNNNNNLDSSTIQTDNITSNVVLTEHSAPTCTTEKANPVKGSSGKKTGVLQGHCIRDKQKGLGEQQKTKESIGIRQKSKLPIKATSPKDTFPPNHTPNIKASKTKQVSQCEKTKTLTSSCADVKSRIPVKNTHKDNTVSVRKACATQKQGQPEKGKAKQLPSKLPVKVRSTCVTTTTATTTTTTSTSTVKVRKSQLKEVCKHSIEYFKGISGETLKLVDRLSEEDKKMQSELSDEEESTSRNTSLSETSRGGQPSVTTKSARDKKTEAAPLKSKSEKAGSEKRSSRRTGPQSPCERTDIRMAIVADHLGLSWTELARELNFSVDEINQIRVENPNSLISQSFMLLKKWVTRDGKNATTDALTSVLTKINRIDIVTLLEGPIFDYGNISGTRSFADENNVFHDPVDGWQNEIPSGNLESPAQARRITGGLLDRLDDSPDQCRDSITSYLKGEPGKFEANGSHAEVTPEAKTKSYFPESQNDIGKQSAKETLKPKIHGSGRVEEPPSPLAAYHKSLEETSKFVIEEPKPCVPVSMKKMSRTSADGKPRLNLHEEEGSSGSEQKQGEGYKVKTKKEIRHVEKKSHS
- the ANK3 gene encoding ankyrin-3 isoform X9, producing the protein MAHAASQLKKTRDLEINAEEEPEKKRKHRKRSRDRKKKSDANASYLRAARAGHLEKALDYIKNGVDINICNQNGLNALHLASKEGHVEVVSELLQREANVDAATKKGNTALHIASLAGQAEVVKVLVTNGANVNAQSQNGFTPLYMAAQENHLEVVKFLLDNGASQSLATEDGFTPLAVALQQGHDQVVSLLLENDTKGKVRLPALHIAARKDDTKAAALLLQNDNNADVESKMVVNRTTESGFTPLHIAAHYGNINVATLLLNRAAAVDFTARNDITPLHVASKRGNANMVKLLLDRGAKIDAKTRDGLTPLHCGARSGHEQVVEMLLDRAAPILSKTKNGLSPLHMATQGDHLNCVQLLLQHNVPVDDVTNDYLTALHVAAHCGHYKVAKVLLDKKANPNAKALNGFTPLHIACKKNRIKVMELLLKHGASIQAVTESGLTPIHVAAFMGHVNIVSQLMHHGASPNTTNVRGETALHMAARSGQAEVVRYLVQDGAQVEAKAKDDQTPLHISARLGKADIVQQLLQQGASPNAATTSGYTPLHLSAREGHEDVAAFLLDHGASLSITTKKGFTPLHVAAKYGKLEVANLLLQKSASPDAAGKSGLTPLHVAAHYDNQKVALLLLDQGASPHTAAKNGYTPLHIAAKKNQMDIATTLLEYGADANAVTRQGIASVHLAAQEGHVDMVSLLLSRNANVNLSNKSGLTPLHLAAQEDRVNVAEVLVNQGAHVDAQTKMGYTPLHVGCHYGNIKIVNFLLQHSAKVNAKTKNGYTPLHQAAQQGHTHIINVLLQNNASPNELTVNGNTALGIARRLGYISVVDTLKVVTEETMTTTTITEKHKMNVPETMNEVLDMSDDEGEDAMTGDTDKYLGPQDLKELGDDSLPAEGYMGFSLGARSASSDRSYTLNRSSYARDSMMIEELLVPSKEQHLTFTREFDSDSLRHYSWAADTLDNVNLVSSPVHSGFLVSFMVDARGGSMRGSRHHGMRIIIPPRKCTAPTRITCRLVKRHKLANPPPMVEGEGLASRLVEMGPAGAQFLGPVIVEIPHFGSMRGKERELIVLRSENGETWKEHQFDSKNEDLTELLNGMDEELDSPEELGKKRICRIITKDFPQYFAVVSRIKQESNQIGPEGGILSSTTVPLVQASFPEGALTKRIRVGLQAQPVPDEIVKKILGNKATFSPIVTVEPRRRKFHKPITMTIPVPPPSGEGVSNGYKGDTTPNLRLLCSITGGTSPAQWEDITGTTPLTFIKDCVSFTTNVSARFWLADCHQVLETVGLATQLYRELICVPYMAKFVVFAKMNDPVESSLRCFCMTDDKVDKTLEQQENFEEVARSKDIEVLEGKPIYVDCYGNLAPLTKGGQQLVFNFYAFKENRLPFSIKVRDTSQEPCGRLSFLKEPKTTKGLPQTAVCNLNITLPAHKKTEKADKRQSFASLALRKRYSYLTEPGMKTVERSAGATRSLPTTYSYKPFFSTRPYQSWTTAPTTVPGPAKSGFTSLSSSSSNTPSASPLKSIWSVSTPSPIKSTLGASTTSSVKSISDVASPIRSFRTISSPIKTVVSQSPYNIQVSSGTLARAPAVTEAMPLKGLASNATFSSRTSPVTTAGSLLERSSITMTPPASPKSNINMYSSSLPFKSIITSAAPLISSPLKSVVSPAKSAVDVISSAKATMASSLSSPVKQMPGHAEVALVNGSISPLKYPSSSTLINGCKATATLQEKISTATNSVSSVVNGATDTVEKVFSTTTAMPFSPLRSYVSAAPSAFQSLRTPSASALYTSLGSSISATTSSVTSSIITVPVYSVVNVLPEPALKKLPDSNSLTKSAAALLSPIKTLTTETRPQPHFTRTSSPVKSSLFLAPSALKLSTPSSLSSSQEILKDVAEMKEDLMRMTAILQTDVPEEKPFQPELPKEGRIDDEEPFRIVEKVKEDLVKVSEILKKDVCVDNKGSPKSPKSDKGHSPEDDWIEFSSEEIREARQQAAMSHSPSLPERVQVKAKAASEKDYNLTKVIDYLTNDIGSSSLTNLKYKFEDAKKDGEERQKRILKPAIALQEHKLKMPPASMRPSTSEKELCKMADSFFGTDTILESPDDFSQHDQDKSPLSDSGFETRSEKTPSAPQSAESTGPKPLFHEVPIPPVITETRTEVVHVIRSYEPSAGDAPQAQPEEPVSPKPSPTFMELEPKPSTSSIKEKVKAFQMKASSEEDDHSRVLSKGMRVKEETHITTTTRMVYHSPPGSEGASERIEETMSVHDIMKAFQSGRDPSKELAGLFEHKSAVSPDVHKSAAETSAQHAEKDTQMKPKLERIIEVHIEKGNQAEPTEVIIRETKKHPEKEMYVYQKDLSRGDINLKDFLPEKHDAFPCSEEQGQQEEEELTAEESLPSYLESSRVNTPVSQEEDSRPSSAQLISDDSYKTLKLLSQHSIEYHDDELSELRGESYRFAEKMLLSEKLDVSHSDTEESVTDHAGPPSSELQGSDKRSREKVATAPKKEILSKIYKDVSENGVGKVSKDEHFDKVTVLHYSGDVSSPKHAMWMRFTEDRLDRGREKLIYEDRVDRTVKEAEEKLTEVSQFFRDKTEKLNDELQSPEKKARPKNGKEYSSQSSTSSSPEKVLLTELLASNDEWVKARQRGHDGQGLPTAEEKKASSLPSSPEKRVLSQHTEDSKSAAEAKGSISQSKAPDGPQSGFQLKQSKLSSIRLKFEQGTHAKSKDMSQEDKRSDGPSRIPVKKIQESKLPVYQVFAREKQQKAIDLSDESVSVQKDFTVLKAKDERAQSNEIVVNDTGSDDVKKQRTEMSSKAMPDSFSEQQAKDLACHVTSDLATKGPWDKKVFRTWESSGATNNKSQKEKLSHVLVHDVRENHIGHPESKSVDQKNEFMSVTEREHKLLTNGSLSEIKEMTVKSPSKKVLYREYVVKEGEHPGGSLDQLSRRSESSAVSHMPVRVADERRMLPSNIPDGFCEQSAFPKHELSQKLPQASMSKETVETQHFNSVEDEKLTYSEISKVSKHQSYVGLCPPLDETETSPTKSPDSLEFSPGKESPSSDVFDHSPIDGLEKLAPLAQTEGGKEIKTLPVYVSFVQVGKQYEREIQQGSVKKIISQECKTVQETRGTFYTTRQQKQPPSPQGSPEDDTLEQVSFLDSSGKSPLTPETPSSEEVSYEFTSKTPDSLIAYIPGKPSPIPEVSEESEEEEQAKSTSLKQTTVEETTIERAVPKDVSKDSNQRPKNNRVAYIEFPPPPPLDADQIESEKKHHYLPEKEIDMIEVNLQDEHDKYQLAEPVIRVQPPSPVPPGADVSDSSDDESVYQPVPVKKYTFKLKEVDDEQKEMTKSKASAEKASNQKELESNGSGKDNEFGLGLDSPQNETAQNGNNDQSITECSIATTAEFSHDTDATEIDSLDGYDLQDEDDGLTESDSKLPSQTIEIKKDVWNTEGILKPADRSFSQSKLEVIEEEGKVGPDEDKPPSRSSSSEKTPDKTDQKSGAQFFTLEGRHPDRSVFPDTYFSYKVDEEFATPFKTVATKGLDFDPWSNNRGDDDVFDGKSREDETKPFGLAVDDRSPATTPDTTPARTPTDESTPTSEPNPFPFHEGKMFEMTRSGAIDMSKRDFVEERLQFFQIGEHTSEGKSGDQGEGDKSMVTATPQPQSGDTTVETNLERNVEAPTVEPNPSIPTSGECQEGTSSSGSLEKAAAATNTSKVDPKLRTPIKMGISASTMTMKKEGPGEMTDKIEAVMTSCQGLENETMTMISNTANSQTGIRPQEKHDFQKDNFNNNNNLDSSTIQTDNITSNVVLTEHSAPTCTTEKANPVKGSSGKKTGVLQGHCIRDKQKGLGEQQKTKESIGIRQKSKLPIKATSPKDTFPPNHTPNIKASKTKQVSQCEKTKTLTSSCADVKSRIPVKNTHKDNTVSVRKACATQKQGQPEKGKAKQLPSKLPVKVRSTCVTTTTATTTTTTSTSTVKVRKSQLKEVCKHSIEYFKGISGETLKLVDRLSEEDKKMQSELSDEEESTSRNTSLSETSRGGQPSVTTKSARDKKTEAAPLKSKSEKAGSEKRSSRRTGPQSPCERTDIRMAIVADHLGLSWTELARELNFSVDEINQIRVENPNSLISQSFMLLKKWVTRDGKNATTDALTSVLTKINRIDIVTLLEGPIFDYGNISGTRSFADENNVFHDPVDGWQNEIPSGNLESPAQARRITGGLLDRLDDSPDQCRDSITSYLKGEPGKFEANGSHAEVTPEAKTKSYFPESQNDIGKQSAKETLKPKIHGSGRVEEPPSPLAAYHKSLEETSKFVIEEPKPCVPVSMKKMSRTSADGKPRLNLHEEEGSSGSEQKQGEGYKVKTKKEIRHVEKKSHS